Within the Arthrobacter sp. V1I7 genome, the region CTGCGCGGGCTGCGTCGGCGGCAGCAGCGACATCGCTGATCACATTGGCATTCGCGACCTCGAAAAGTTCCGTGGCAAGATCCACGATGGCGCCGGCGAGCCTAATGAGCTGCGCGGGCGTTTGCGCCGCCAGGATGAGCGCCTCCTGGATGGATGCCGTCCGTGCGGCTTTAAGCTCTTCCGTCCCGGACGGAAGTTTGTACGAATCAATGACGCCTTGGAACGCATGTTGGTCAGCATCCGCCAGGCGCAGGGCCTCGACTACCAGTCCGTCGGCGGCGCTGATGATTCTTTGTACAAGTTCGTCGTGCTGCTCGTATTTCAAGCCGGTGGTGTATCTGGCAACCATGGCGACGAGCGCTGCCCCCTGGGCGGCGTGGAGCGCCGCGGCTGCGCCGCCGCCTGGGGTTGGTTCGCGCGAGGCAAGCCTTGCGAGGTATGCGTTGATTGTTTCTGAACTGATCATGTGTCTTCCTGGGCTGAAGCTTGAGTCGACTGGGCAGGGTTGAGATGCCATGGAAGAGCAGCGGCCCGGACTCTGGTTGCGAGGTGACGAGTCCGGGGCGCGTGCCCTTGAATGGTCTGGCGGGTGGGTTAGCCGCGGAGCCTGGTCATCGTCGGGTCGTAAAGCGGATCCGCGGTGACTGTGGCCTGGATGCGCCGCCCGAAATACTCGATCTCAACCGAGTCCCCAACGCTGACAGCGGCAGGAAGATACGCGTAGGCGATCGGCTTGGCGACGGTGTAGCCGTAGGCGGCACTGGTGACATAGCCGACTGCCTGGTCCTTGTAGAAGACCGGTTCCTTGCCCAGCACGATGCTCCGGCCGTCGTCGACCGTCAGGCAGCGCAAGCGGCGGGCGGAGTTCTCCTCGGTGCGGCCTTCCAAGGCGGCCTTTCCGACAAAGTTTTCCTTGGTCATCTTCACGGCGAATCCGAGGCCGGCTTCCAGAGGGTCGTGCTCAGTGGTCATGTCAGTGCCCCACGAGCGGTAACCCTTTTCCAGACGCAGCGAGCTGAAGGCGGCCCGGCCCGCGGCGATGACGCCGTGGGGCTGCCCGGCCTTCCACAGGGCATCCCAGAGGCGCTGGCCATTGTCTGCGCTCGTGTACAGTTCCCAGCCCAGCTCGCCGACGTAGGACAAGCGCATCGCGGTCACGGTGACGCCGCCGATGACAACCTGCTTGGCCCGGAAGTAACGAAGACCGTCGTTGGAGAAGTCGTCGCTGCTGACAGTGCTGATCAGGTCCCGGGCGAGGGGGCCCCACAAACCGATGCAGCAGGTGCCGCCTGTCGTGTCGCGCACCTGTACCCAGTCGCTGGCGGTTCCGCTTTCGGTCTGGTGACGGGCGGCCCGCTCAAAGTATGCGGTGTCGATGTTTCCGTTGGCTCCGAGCTGGAAGGTGTCTTCGCTCAGCCGGGCCACGGTGATGTCGCTTCGAATGCCGCCGGCGTGGTCCAGCAGGAGGGTGTAGGTGACTGCCCCGGGCTTCTTCGCCAGGTCCGCTGTGGTGAGCTCCTGCAGCAGCTTCAGTGCTCCCGGGCCGGAGATCTCGAGGCGCTTGAGCGGAGTCATGTCGTACATGGCCACCGCGGTACGGGTCTTCCAGGCTTCAGCGGCTGCAATGGGCGAGCTGAACATCGCGGACCAGGCATCACGGGCCGGGGGCTGCCACTCAGCCGGCATCTCCTTCAGCAGTTCCGCGTTGGCTTCAAACCAGTAGGGGCGCTCCCATCCGCCGCCCTCCAGGAAGAACCCTCCCAGTGCCTTGTGACGGGCGTGAAAAGGGCTGACGCGGAGGTTGCGGGGGGAGAGCTTGGGCTGCAGGGGGTGCAGGACATCATAGATTTCTACGA harbors:
- a CDS encoding cyclodeaminase/cyclohydrolase family protein, which codes for MISSETINAYLARLASREPTPGGGAAAALHAAQGAALVAMVARYTTGLKYEQHDELVQRIISAADGLVVEALRLADADQHAFQGVIDSYKLPSGTEELKAARTASIQEALILAAQTPAQLIRLAGAIVDLATELFEVANANVISDVAAAADAARAAASTARVNIDINVVAIKDAAARSRLADQTDGLEEKVILAADSLVGRVRERILG
- a CDS encoding FAD-dependent oxidoreductase; translated protein: MASTPSIVIIGAGIVGTNLADELVARGWNNITVLDQGPLNMPGGSTSHAPGLVFQTNPSKTMATFARYTVEKFLSLTEDGVSCFDQVGGLEVATTETRLADLKRKLGYAAAWGIEGKILSRAECKELYPLLNEEDILGGLHVPSDGLARAARAVQLLIQRTESAGVKYLGNTTVTGIEQSGRRVTGVETSEGVIPADIVVSCAGFWGAKIGEMIGMVVPLLPLAHQYVKTTPVPAQKGRNELPNGASLPILRHQDQDLYYREHGDRYGIGSYAHRPMPVDLADLGSYDANSISEHNMPSRLDFTLEDFLPAWEATKQLLPALRESDIEDGFNGIFSFTPDGGPLVGESKELDGFFVAEAVWVTHSAGIARAVAELLTTGKSQIDLGECDIHRFEEVQLTPEYVSETSQQNFVEIYDVLHPLQPKLSPRNLRVSPFHARHKALGGFFLEGGGWERPYWFEANAELLKEMPAEWQPPARDAWSAMFSSPIAAAEAWKTRTAVAMYDMTPLKRLEISGPGALKLLQELTTADLAKKPGAVTYTLLLDHAGGIRSDITVARLSEDTFQLGANGNIDTAYFERAARHQTESGTASDWVQVRDTTGGTCCIGLWGPLARDLISTVSSDDFSNDGLRYFRAKQVVIGGVTVTAMRLSYVGELGWELYTSADNGQRLWDALWKAGQPHGVIAAGRAAFSSLRLEKGYRSWGTDMTTEHDPLEAGLGFAVKMTKENFVGKAALEGRTEENSARRLRCLTVDDGRSIVLGKEPVFYKDQAVGYVTSAAYGYTVAKPIAYAYLPAAVSVGDSVEIEYFGRRIQATVTADPLYDPTMTRLRG